A portion of the Sulfurospirillum diekertiae genome contains these proteins:
- the argB gene encoding acetylglutamate kinase codes for MQHKIHQAQILMDALPYIKLFNKKTIVIKYGGAAQINPELKEQFAKDIVLLYLVGIKPIIIHGGGKKINALLDKLDVKSSFVDGLRVTDDQVMEVVEMVLSGSINKEITTLLNHHGAKAIGITGKDANFIHARPMDDGKYGLVGDITKIDKKVLKHLMREKFIPVIAPIASGDTVDHPGYNINADLAASKIAVAMKAKKIIFLTDTPGVLDKEGNLISSLDKTKIKALKKDGTISGGMIPKLDACLETIRGGVECAHIIDGRVQHSILLELFTKDGIGTIIKE; via the coding sequence GTGCAACATAAAATACACCAAGCACAAATCTTGATGGACGCATTGCCGTACATTAAACTTTTTAATAAAAAAACCATTGTGATCAAATACGGTGGTGCCGCACAAATCAACCCTGAACTGAAAGAGCAATTTGCAAAAGATATTGTTCTGCTTTATCTTGTTGGTATCAAGCCTATTATTATCCATGGCGGTGGTAAAAAAATCAATGCACTTTTAGATAAGCTTGACGTGAAAAGTTCTTTCGTTGATGGCTTACGTGTGACAGACGATCAAGTGATGGAAGTGGTTGAAATGGTACTCAGTGGAAGTATCAACAAAGAGATCACCACCCTACTCAATCATCATGGTGCAAAAGCCATCGGCATTACCGGCAAAGATGCCAATTTTATCCACGCGCGACCGATGGATGATGGTAAATATGGACTCGTAGGAGATATTACAAAGATCGACAAGAAAGTGCTCAAACATCTGATGCGTGAAAAATTCATCCCCGTGATTGCCCCTATTGCATCAGGTGATACGGTGGATCATCCAGGCTATAACATCAACGCCGATCTAGCGGCTAGTAAAATTGCTGTGGCAATGAAAGCCAAAAAAATTATCTTTCTCACAGACACTCCGGGTGTTTTGGATAAAGAAGGAAATCTCATTTCAAGCCTTGATAAAACAAAAATCAAAGCGCTTAAAAAAGATGGCACGATCAGCGGCGGCATGATTCCAAAGCTAGACGCTTGCCTTGAGACAATTCGAGGTGGGGTTGAATGTGCACATATTATTGATGGAAGAGTACAACACTCCATTTTACTAGAGCTTTTTACCAAAGATGGTATTGGCACGATCATTAAAGAATAA
- the thrC gene encoding threonine synthase, with protein sequence MFIETRGNDGIKPNKVPFSFAILNPSASFGGLYVPENLPKIDMAFLESASKKSYKEITLDILRLFNIDIEEEVMQKAVALYDTFDDANEPTPLSQIEDDLFVNELYHGPTRAFKDMALQPFGYILSHLAQKIDEQYLILAATSGDTGPATLDTFANKPNIKVVCLYPDGGTSDVQRLQMTTQKSPNLKIIGIHGNFDDAQNALKSLLASPSFKDALSAKNIKLSAANSVNFGRIIFQIIYHIYAYVALLKHNKVELGKPFYTIIPSGNFGNALGAYYAKKMGLPIEKILIASNINNILTDLITTGVYDLRNRSLLQTTSPAMDILISSNVERVLFDKFGAARTKELMDSLKENKFYTLSKEELAQLQEDFEAVYSDDAFGKEQIKHYADQGYIMDPHTATCLKAYQELKTKPLPCVLCSTAEWTKFAPTMLNAINQNSVKYSDKEALEGISNALHVKIPNCISTLFNEPVIHDKIVEKEGIEAEIFDFLTCKKECK encoded by the coding sequence ATGTTTATAGAAACCCGTGGAAATGATGGCATTAAGCCAAACAAAGTTCCTTTTTCATTTGCTATTTTAAATCCAAGTGCAAGTTTTGGCGGACTGTATGTGCCTGAGAACTTGCCTAAAATTGATATGGCATTTTTAGAGAGTGCTTCTAAAAAGAGCTACAAAGAGATCACGCTTGATATTTTAAGACTCTTCAACATTGACATTGAAGAAGAAGTTATGCAAAAAGCCGTTGCTTTGTATGACACATTTGATGATGCGAATGAGCCTACACCTCTATCACAAATTGAAGATGACTTGTTTGTCAATGAACTCTATCATGGTCCAACACGTGCCTTTAAAGATATGGCATTGCAACCTTTTGGCTACATTCTTTCCCACCTTGCGCAAAAGATAGATGAACAGTACCTCATTTTAGCTGCAACCAGTGGCGATACAGGCCCCGCAACGCTCGATACCTTTGCCAATAAACCCAATATCAAAGTCGTCTGTCTCTATCCTGATGGTGGAACCAGCGATGTGCAACGCCTACAAATGACCACACAAAAGAGTCCAAACCTCAAAATAATCGGTATTCATGGCAACTTTGATGATGCCCAAAATGCACTCAAAAGCCTTTTGGCTTCGCCTAGCTTTAAAGATGCACTGAGTGCCAAAAATATTAAACTCAGCGCCGCCAATTCGGTCAATTTTGGACGTATTATCTTCCAAATTATTTACCATATTTACGCGTATGTCGCCTTACTTAAACACAATAAAGTCGAACTTGGAAAGCCCTTTTATACGATCATTCCAAGTGGAAACTTTGGTAATGCTTTGGGTGCATATTATGCAAAAAAAATGGGACTACCGATTGAGAAAATTTTGATCGCATCCAACATTAATAACATTCTTACCGACTTGATTACGACGGGTGTGTATGACTTACGCAACCGAAGCCTGCTTCAAACAACCTCACCTGCGATGGACATTTTGATCTCATCCAATGTCGAGCGTGTTTTGTTTGACAAATTTGGCGCAGCGCGAACCAAAGAACTCATGGATTCGCTTAAAGAGAATAAATTTTATACGCTAAGCAAAGAAGAGCTTGCACAGCTACAAGAAGATTTTGAAGCGGTTTACTCCGATGACGCCTTTGGCAAAGAGCAAATCAAGCATTACGCTGATCAAGGCTACATCATGGATCCACACACCGCAACGTGTCTTAAAGCGTACCAAGAGCTCAAAACTAAGCCGCTTCCATGTGTGCTTTGCTCTACAGCCGAATGGACCAAATTTGCGCCAACGATGCTTAATGCGATTAATCAAAACAGCGTAAAATACAGCGATAAAGAGGCACTTGAGGGCATCAGCAACGCTTTACATGTAAAGATCCCAAACTGCATCAGCACGCTGTTTAACGAGCCTGTGATTCATGATAAAATCGTTGAAAAAGAAGGGATCGAAGCAGAGATTTTTGATTTTCTTACATGTAAAAAGGAATGCAAGTGA
- the kdsB gene encoding 3-deoxy-manno-octulosonate cytidylyltransferase, which produces MIIIPARLASTRFPGKILADIHGLPMVIATAKRVQNLDDVAIAADTEEVVKLASDYGFKAILTSQDHQSGTDRINEAASKLNLSENEIIVNVQADEPFIEEAVVKSVIERAKRTDAMITSACKKIDLLHVKDPNLVKVILDTNKNAIYFSRSVIPYDREGGFEDYFGHIGLYAFRKKALETFCALPYAPLEHIEKLEQLRALYHGYTIAMVEVESQSFGIDTKEDLERALHFFK; this is translated from the coding sequence GTGATTATTATCCCCGCGCGCCTTGCTTCCACGCGTTTTCCCGGTAAAATCTTAGCCGATATCCATGGGCTTCCAATGGTCATTGCAACCGCCAAACGTGTACAAAATCTTGATGATGTCGCCATTGCCGCAGATACGGAAGAAGTCGTTAAACTCGCTTCAGATTATGGGTTTAAAGCCATTCTTACCTCACAAGATCACCAAAGCGGGACAGATCGTATTAACGAAGCAGCTTCTAAACTCAATCTTTCAGAAAATGAAATTATTGTCAATGTACAAGCCGATGAACCATTTATTGAAGAAGCCGTTGTCAAAAGTGTCATTGAGCGAGCCAAACGTACTGACGCGATGATTACCAGTGCGTGTAAGAAGATTGATCTTTTACATGTAAAAGATCCGAACCTCGTTAAAGTCATTTTAGATACCAACAAAAATGCTATTTATTTTTCTAGAAGTGTGATTCCCTATGACCGTGAAGGTGGATTTGAGGACTATTTTGGTCATATTGGTCTTTATGCGTTCCGTAAAAAAGCGCTTGAAACCTTTTGTGCCCTTCCTTACGCACCCCTTGAACATATTGAAAAACTAGAGCAGTTACGCGCATTGTATCATGGATACACAATTGCAATGGTAGAGGTTGAGAGTCAAAGTTTTGGCATTGATACAAAAGAAGATTTAGAGCGAGCACTGCATTTTTTTAAATAA
- the dsbD gene encoding protein-disulfide reductase DsbD, which translates to MQHILRYSALFFLLMVSLFGVEKPKVLTPEEAFKITATHTLQGAIISIVLGEKIYMYDDKIKLELTQPKVIDITGWVERPKAENFHDYVTQRKPFELFVPQSLLEDQVKKGNFTLKLSYQGCSELGICYQPLTKEFTFNLTGSSLIVSQNKTALSEQDEIAQSFMNNNIIFVLLSFFGFGLLLSLTPCVFPMVPILSSIIVSQPSISMNAKKGFLLSLVYVLAMSLAYTIAGVLAALFGANIQVSMQNPWVIGIFSAVFVILALSMFGFYEIKMPNFIQNRVSQKTGKAQAKGIIGIAVMGFLSALIVGPCVAAPLAGALIYISQSGDALLGGSALFVMSLGMGIPLLLLGTTAGKYMPRPGMWMRNVSVFFGVMLLGVAIWMLSRIIPSFISMFLWAVLIISATIYFGALEPLNEHTKGWQKIFKSLLFIALVYGVALFIGFLSGASNPLAPFEKFTAKESATVSSSLSSSSFTKVKNLGELENAIKSSPKPVMVDFYADWCVNCVEFEKFTFSDARVKEKLEKFTLLKIDVTKNSEEDKALQKTFTIYGPPAILFFQEGKESAEFRLVGFKNADEFLTHLEKIGI; encoded by the coding sequence GTGCAACATATTTTACGGTATTCTGCTTTGTTCTTTTTATTAATGGTTTCTCTTTTTGGTGTCGAAAAGCCAAAAGTTTTAACACCTGAAGAAGCTTTTAAAATAACAGCGACACACACTCTTCAAGGTGCTATTATCAGCATTGTTTTAGGCGAAAAAATTTATATGTACGATGATAAGATAAAGTTAGAACTTACTCAACCTAAAGTGATTGATATAACGGGATGGGTTGAACGACCTAAAGCAGAAAACTTTCACGATTATGTAACGCAACGAAAGCCTTTTGAGCTTTTTGTCCCACAAAGCTTATTGGAAGATCAGGTCAAAAAAGGCAATTTTACGCTCAAACTTTCCTATCAAGGTTGTTCAGAGCTTGGTATTTGCTATCAACCCCTTACCAAAGAATTTACATTTAATCTTACAGGATCTTCTCTTATTGTCTCACAAAACAAGACGGCTCTCTCAGAACAAGATGAAATTGCACAAAGTTTTATGAATAACAATATCATTTTTGTCTTGCTTAGTTTTTTTGGTTTTGGACTCTTACTTTCATTAACACCCTGTGTCTTTCCGATGGTTCCTATCCTTTCTTCCATTATTGTCTCACAGCCTAGTATATCAATGAATGCTAAAAAGGGTTTTTTACTCTCTTTAGTGTATGTCTTAGCCATGTCTTTGGCTTACACTATTGCGGGTGTTCTTGCAGCACTTTTTGGTGCGAATATTCAAGTTTCAATGCAGAATCCTTGGGTTATCGGTATTTTTAGTGCAGTCTTTGTTATCTTGGCTCTTTCTATGTTTGGTTTTTATGAGATTAAGATGCCAAATTTTATTCAAAATAGAGTAAGTCAAAAAACAGGTAAGGCACAAGCTAAAGGAATTATTGGCATTGCGGTTATGGGCTTTTTATCCGCGCTTATTGTGGGTCCTTGCGTGGCAGCACCTCTTGCTGGTGCGCTTATATACATTTCGCAAAGTGGGGATGCCTTGCTTGGAGGAAGTGCTTTATTTGTGATGAGTCTTGGGATGGGAATTCCTCTGCTCTTGTTGGGGACAACGGCGGGTAAATATATGCCACGTCCTGGCATGTGGATGCGTAATGTCAGTGTCTTTTTTGGAGTCATGCTACTAGGTGTTGCTATCTGGATGCTTTCTCGTATTATCCCAAGTTTTATCAGTATGTTTCTGTGGGCAGTATTGATTATTAGTGCTACGATTTATTTTGGAGCACTTGAGCCTTTAAATGAGCATACAAAAGGGTGGCAAAAAATATTTAAGAGCCTTCTCTTTATAGCACTCGTATATGGTGTAGCCCTTTTCATTGGTTTTTTAAGTGGCGCAAGCAATCCTTTAGCGCCTTTTGAAAAATTTACAGCTAAAGAGAGTGCGACTGTATCTTCATCATTATCTTCTTCCTCTTTTACGAAGGTTAAAAATCTGGGTGAGCTTGAGAATGCCATTAAAAGTAGCCCAAAGCCAGTAATGGTTGATTTTTATGCTGATTGGTGTGTAAATTGTGTCGAATTTGAAAAGTTTACTTTTAGTGACGCTAGAGTGAAAGAAAAACTTGAAAAATTCACGCTTTTAAAGATTGATGTGACAAAAAATAGTGAAGAGGACAAAGCTTTACAAAAAACTTTTACGATTTATGGTCCTCCTGCTATTTTATTTTTTCAAGAGGGTAAAGAGAGTGCAGAGTTTCGTCTGGTTGGGTTTAAAAACGCTGATGAATTTTTAACACATCTTGAAAAAATAGGGATTTAA
- the ppk2 gene encoding polyphosphate kinase 2 produces the protein MDKEPIKRNDDKVQIWVKKSELKYEKDLKRLQIELLKFQNHVKDKGLKVLIIIEGRDAAGKGGTIKRITEHLNPRGARIVALSKPSDTERSQWYFQRYTEHLPSAGEIVLFDRSWYNRAGVEPVMGFCTQEEHKEFLREVPKFETMIANAGIIFFKFYFSVGKEEQAKRFKERKTDPLKQFKLSPVDEKSQELWDQYTVAKYSMLLASNNPKCPWTIILSDDKKKARINTIRHILQNVDYPDKIKKKHLTTDSNIVRSGKQEIEIMEKSLPSENLSHLNG, from the coding sequence ATGGACAAAGAACCCATAAAAAGAAACGATGACAAAGTTCAAATTTGGGTTAAGAAAAGTGAACTCAAATATGAAAAAGATTTAAAGAGACTTCAAATTGAACTGCTCAAATTCCAAAATCATGTCAAAGATAAAGGGCTCAAAGTGCTTATTATCATTGAAGGGCGTGATGCCGCGGGGAAAGGTGGAACGATTAAACGTATCACAGAGCACTTAAACCCTCGTGGTGCGAGAATTGTCGCACTCTCCAAGCCTTCCGATACGGAACGCTCGCAATGGTACTTCCAGCGCTATACGGAACACTTGCCTTCGGCGGGAGAAATCGTATTGTTTGATAGGTCATGGTATAACAGGGCTGGCGTTGAGCCTGTTATGGGATTTTGTACCCAAGAAGAACATAAAGAATTTTTGCGTGAAGTTCCAAAATTTGAAACCATGATCGCGAATGCAGGCATTATCTTTTTCAAATTCTATTTTTCAGTGGGCAAAGAAGAACAAGCAAAACGTTTTAAAGAGCGTAAGACAGACCCACTCAAACAGTTTAAACTCTCTCCCGTAGATGAAAAATCACAAGAGCTGTGGGATCAATATACGGTTGCGAAATACTCCATGCTTTTAGCTTCAAACAATCCAAAATGCCCATGGACCATTATTCTCTCAGACGATAAGAAAAAAGCAAGGATTAACACCATTAGACATATCCTGCAAAATGTTGATTACCCCGATAAAATCAAGAAAAAGCACCTAACGACCGATAGTAACATTGTGCGTTCAGGTAAACAAGAGATAGAAATTATGGAAAAAAGCTTACCAAGCGAAAACCTCTCTCATTTGAATGGATAA
- a CDS encoding HD-GYP domain-containing protein, with protein sequence MSKVVKIFLNHGFTPIDNSAFRRGTVLDFDCYIQRFNGFVILIESGTFLNEEIYQKLSNPDLQIYVENKSYPKYKLYHDETVRKIGDVSEENTFYSFDEAVKNCIDIHKLVLGTKAITEKLKLIYTHSKSLFDAWIKNKEEKYLPIEAIDILAEELVFVVNQERVTLSKFNDFLDEKDSLSAHCVKVAFFASIIGSQIGIDMTDQKKLVLGAILHDIGKYELDDELLNKPDFLSESEIKKIQTHVDASVALVKRSGLKDRIVINAIKEHHERLDGSGYPRGIDSSRISSFAKIIAICDIFDALITIKPYRGAYSTYNALSLIQEESKNKLDIDYIKLLIKHLR encoded by the coding sequence ATGAGCAAAGTGGTTAAAATATTTTTAAATCATGGATTTACTCCGATAGATAATAGTGCTTTTAGACGTGGGACGGTCTTGGATTTTGATTGCTACATTCAACGATTCAATGGCTTTGTCATTTTAATTGAAAGTGGTACATTTTTAAACGAAGAAATATATCAAAAGCTTAGTAACCCTGATTTACAAATTTATGTAGAAAACAAAAGTTATCCAAAGTACAAGTTATATCATGATGAAACTGTCCGTAAAATAGGGGATGTATCAGAAGAGAATACCTTTTATAGCTTTGATGAGGCTGTAAAAAATTGTATTGATATTCATAAGCTCGTATTAGGCACTAAAGCGATCACTGAAAAATTAAAACTGATATATACACATTCCAAATCTCTTTTTGATGCTTGGATCAAGAATAAAGAAGAAAAATATCTCCCTATAGAAGCCATTGATATATTAGCAGAAGAGTTGGTGTTTGTCGTCAATCAAGAACGTGTTACGCTTTCTAAATTCAATGACTTTTTAGATGAAAAAGATTCCTTATCAGCGCATTGTGTGAAAGTTGCTTTTTTTGCTTCAATTATTGGTAGCCAGATAGGCATTGATATGACGGATCAGAAAAAATTAGTATTAGGTGCAATTTTACACGATATTGGTAAATATGAGCTGGATGATGAGTTATTGAATAAGCCTGATTTTTTGAGTGAGAGTGAAATTAAAAAAATTCAGACACATGTTGATGCTAGTGTAGCATTAGTCAAACGGAGTGGTTTAAAAGATAGAATTGTCATTAATGCAATCAAGGAGCATCATGAGAGGTTAGATGGAAGTGGTTATCCTCGCGGAATTGATAGTTCTCGTATCAGTTCATTCGCAAAAATTATTGCTATTTGCGATATATTTGATGCCTTGATTACAATAAAACCTTACAGAGGTGCGTATAGTACCTACAATGCTTTATCCTTAATTCAAGAGGAGTCTAAAAATAAGCTTGATATAGACTATATTAAACTCCTCATTAAACACTTACGGTAA
- the grpE gene encoding nucleotide exchange factor GrpE gives MDEKIKEEQSVSDVSAEIVPECLEPQEDEECECEEKSELEELQSKVAELEDRYLRANADFDNMKRRLEKEKMQAISYAHEVFARDLLPVIDSLEMAILAGSNTEIESGELLEKVKEGLGLTIDQFRKAFEKHGVELVAIDGTFDPNFHEAVMQLESEEKKSGEILQVFQKGYKIKDRILRPAMVSIVK, from the coding sequence GTGGATGAAAAAATAAAAGAGGAACAGAGTGTCTCTGATGTTTCTGCTGAGATCGTTCCTGAGTGTTTAGAACCTCAGGAAGACGAAGAATGCGAATGTGAGGAGAAAAGTGAACTCGAAGAACTCCAATCTAAAGTTGCCGAACTTGAAGATAGATATTTACGAGCAAATGCTGATTTTGACAATATGAAACGGCGTTTAGAAAAAGAGAAAATGCAAGCCATTTCGTATGCACACGAAGTGTTTGCACGTGACCTTTTACCCGTCATTGACTCTTTAGAAATGGCAATTTTGGCAGGAAGTAATACAGAGATTGAGAGTGGTGAACTTTTAGAAAAAGTTAAAGAGGGTTTAGGTCTTACGATTGATCAATTTCGCAAAGCGTTTGAAAAACACGGTGTTGAATTGGTCGCTATTGATGGAACATTTGATCCAAATTTCCATGAAGCAGTCATGCAATTAGAAAGCGAAGAGAAAAAGAGTGGCGAGATTTTACAGGTTTTCCAAAAAGGCTACAAGATCAAAGATCGTATTTTAAGACCAGCAATGGTGAGTATTGTAAAATAA
- a CDS encoding HrcA family transcriptional regulator — translation MKKPSKQELILDAIIQTYLKSRMPIGSLELQMKMTLGISPSTIRIYFKKLSDVGSLEQLHVSGGRVPTHRALMGYWQEKLDPTHPLEIKNIDKIKRSSHEHNLFCIVEKTANSPFKELVTVQNRFLILVFDEHEVVLKFNAKVEQFLQRLFGCQMRELKDISAQVGLYELHEKLSAIFSQAPILREGEREMYSIAQELQNEAFIQRFQTLHFVESITDGLYFDGFVPQGCMAIKQKAQLKDEDTTVDFFCFGRIESDFEEFFNQVKE, via the coding sequence ATGAAAAAACCGTCGAAGCAAGAGTTGATTTTAGATGCCATTATTCAAACCTATCTTAAATCAAGAATGCCTATTGGATCTTTAGAATTACAGATGAAGATGACATTAGGGATCTCTCCTTCAACCATACGTATTTATTTTAAAAAACTCTCTGATGTGGGTTCCCTAGAACAGTTACATGTAAGCGGCGGACGTGTTCCAACACACCGTGCTTTAATGGGATATTGGCAAGAAAAATTGGATCCAACCCATCCTTTAGAAATTAAAAATATTGATAAAATTAAACGCTCATCCCACGAACACAATCTTTTTTGTATTGTTGAAAAAACAGCCAATTCTCCTTTTAAAGAGTTAGTAACGGTACAGAATCGTTTTTTGATTTTAGTCTTTGATGAACATGAGGTTGTTTTAAAGTTTAACGCTAAAGTGGAGCAGTTTTTACAACGACTCTTTGGCTGTCAAATGCGCGAACTCAAAGACATCTCAGCACAAGTTGGGTTGTATGAGTTGCATGAAAAACTCTCAGCCATTTTTTCCCAAGCACCCATTTTGAGAGAAGGGGAAAGAGAAATGTATTCCATTGCACAAGAACTCCAAAATGAGGCGTTTATCCAACGGTTTCAAACGCTTCATTTTGTAGAATCTATTACCGATGGACTCTACTTTGATGGCTTTGTTCCTCAAGGATGCATGGCAATCAAACAAAAAGCACAACTCAAAGATGAAGATACAACTGTAGATTTTTTCTGCTTTGGTCGCATCGAGAGTGATTTTGAAGAGTTCTTTAATCAAGTGAAGGAGTAA
- a CDS encoding helix-turn-helix domain-containing protein has protein sequence MKTNDIFNLLHNAVESKFLGKKISQREMADKLGVSMRTYQDWKLGNSQPQAASAIFKMLGELEEGDALRLIQRIAHELKDEK, from the coding sequence ATGAAAACAAACGATATTTTTAATCTCCTTCATAATGCTGTTGAGTCTAAATTTTTAGGCAAGAAAATTTCTCAGCGTGAGATGGCAGATAAATTGGGCGTATCGATGCGAACTTATCAAGATTGGAAACTTGGTAATTCACAACCTCAAGCAGCATCAGCTATTTTTAAAATGCTTGGTGAACTGGAAGAGGGCGATGCCTTGCGTTTAATTCAACGCATAGCACATGAACTAAAGGATGAAAAGTGA
- the rpsO gene encoding 30S ribosomal protein S15, whose translation MALGSAEKQVIVSQFGRKEGDTGSPEVQIALLSKRIVDLTEHLQSNKKDHSSRLGLLKLVGQRKRLMQYLKRKDFVTYSKIIKELSIRDNKK comes from the coding sequence ATGGCTTTAGGTTCGGCGGAAAAACAAGTAATTGTTAGTCAGTTTGGCAGAAAAGAGGGAGACACAGGTTCTCCAGAGGTACAAATCGCGCTTCTTTCTAAAAGAATTGTTGATTTAACAGAACATCTTCAGAGTAATAAAAAAGATCACTCTTCAAGACTAGGACTTCTTAAACTCGTCGGTCAACGTAAACGATTGATGCAATATCTTAAACGTAAAGATTTTGTCACATATAGCAAAATCATTAAAGAGCTTTCTATTAGAGATAATAAAAAATAG
- a CDS encoding RrF2 family transcriptional regulator, whose protein sequence is MLLTKASEYALLSLIIISQKNSPQDVDTLSNQLGISKSFLAKILQALAKENILSSFKGAHGGFMLAQKPENLTLKMIVECAEKKQTMVFECSPSTQKCPGGKGTYCRVWPILNKLQTKIDLFLDNMTLKDIIEI, encoded by the coding sequence ATGTTATTAACTAAAGCGAGTGAGTATGCACTGCTATCATTGATTATTATTTCTCAAAAGAATAGCCCACAAGATGTTGATACACTCTCCAATCAACTCGGTATTTCCAAGAGCTTTTTAGCTAAAATCCTTCAAGCACTTGCAAAAGAAAACATTCTTAGCTCCTTTAAAGGTGCTCATGGTGGTTTTATGCTCGCTCAAAAGCCAGAAAATCTCACACTCAAAATGATTGTCGAATGCGCTGAAAAAAAGCAAACAATGGTTTTTGAATGTTCTCCTTCAACACAAAAATGTCCTGGTGGCAAAGGAACATACTGTCGTGTTTGGCCAATTCTTAATAAGCTTCAAACGAAAATTGATCTATTTTTAGATAATATGACACTTAAAGATATTATTGAAATTTAA